ATCGGGATCACCGGTCCGCCGGGCTCAGGAAAGAGCACGCTGGCAGACCGGCTGACCGAAGAGTTGCGAAAACGCGATAAGACGGTAGGGATTGTTGCAGTAGATCCGACAAGCCCGTTCACCGGGGGGGCGATTCTGGGCGACCGGATCCGGATGCAAAGCCACAGCCTCGACCCGGGAGTCTTTATCCGTAGCATGGCTACACGGGGCCACCTGGGCGGCTTGGCCCGCGCCACCAACGAGATCGTGGACGTCATGGATGCGGCCGGAAAAGAGGTGATTCTGATCGAGACGGTGGGGGTCGGCCAGGACGAGGTGGAGGTCGTGGGAACGGCGCATACCTGCGTGGTAGTTTCGGTGCCGGGATTGGGCGACGAGGTTCAGACCTTCAAGGCGGGCGTTCTGGAGATCGGCGATCTGTTCGTGGTCAACAAGGCCGACCGCGAGGGCGCGAATCGAACGGCCACTGAGCTTGAGAT
Above is a genomic segment from Candidatus Methylomirabilis tolerans containing:
- the meaB gene encoding methylmalonyl Co-A mutase-associated GTPase MeaB, with protein sequence MELVDKILKGDVRAAARLMTMIENGDAEARAALKLLYPHTGSAHIIGITGPPGSGKSTLADRLTEELRKRDKTVGIVAVDPTSPFTGGAILGDRIRMQSHSLDPGVFIRSMATRGHLGGLARATNEIVDVMDAAGKEVILIETVGVGQDEVEVVGTAHTCVVVSVPGLGDEVQTFKAGVLEIGDLFVVNKADREGANRTATELEMMLHMAPKGAGWSPKVLKTVATTGEGISALLDALFEHKAFMDERDLRKTKGRARSERAFRALLQERLTARALE